Proteins from a single region of Nerophis ophidion isolate RoL-2023_Sa linkage group LG10, RoL_Noph_v1.0, whole genome shotgun sequence:
- the LOC133560410 gene encoding TSC22 domain family protein 4-like isoform X2, with translation MNCEKKRSGFQITSVTSDSVTSSSPGGSSSQPTTPSLKRKYISHDGLVQGSSSSRFRLVRLAGGGPSSRGHDDTYRRGRWMCTDLTEHLPGARLKPVMDSIRHAHSLESLESISRESGRGGVHLQRRQVRGGEGVGLLVHDGLAPVKVQLPEDNISESTPSPPQRVRNLLPPLQLSNQSVLRLSRSQPSSPPLGTFHLTPTQAPAAFGLDQSIFSLSTDISSCSSNVVAIDNKIQQAMDLVKSHLMLAVREEVELMREQIKELQDKNQHLEAENHILRTNTHAHLDPVIMLTGKQDERMDNLPSNEGAL, from the exons atgaactgtgaaaagaagaGGAGCGGCTTCCAGATCACCAGTGTGACTTCAGACTCAG TCACCTCCAGCAGTCCAGGGGGGAGCTCCTCCCAGCCCACCACACCCTCCCTGAAGAGGAAATACATATCCCATGATGGCTTAGTGCAGGGTAGCTCATCGTCCAGGTTCAGACTGGTGCGGTTGGCAGGAGGCGGTCCTAGCAGCCGAGGACACGACGACACATATCGGCGTGGCCGATGGATGTGCACGGACTTGACGGAGCATCTGCCAGGGGCGAGGTTGAAGCCAGTCATGGACAGCATTAGGCATGCCCACTCGCTAGAGTCGCTGGAGTCTATTAGTCGTGAATCAGGAAGAGGAGGAGTCCATTTACAACGCCGGCAAGTCAGAGGTGGGGAGGGTGTGGGGCTATTGGTGCACGATGGGCTGGCTCCAGTCAAGGTCCAACTTCCGGAAGATAATATTTCAGAGTCAACCCCCTCCCCTCCTCAGCGCGTACGAAACCTCCTTCCTCCATTACAACTCTCTAATCAG TCTGTCCTAAGGTTGTCTCGCTCTCAGCCAAGCTCGCCTCCTCTTGGAACCTTCCATCTGACGCCCACTCAGGCTCCAGCAGCCTTTGGTCTCGACCAGAGCATCTTCAGCCTGTCGACAGACATCAG TAGTTGCAGCAGTAATGTGGTTGCCATTGACAACAAGATTCAACAGGCAATG GACCTTGTGAAGAGTCACCTGATGCTGGCCGTGCGGGAGGAAGTGGAACTTATGAGGGAGCAAATCAAAGAGTTGCAAGACAAGAACCAGCACCTGGAGGCGGAGAACCACATTCTGCgtacaaacacgcacgcacacttgGACCCTGTCATCATGCTAACAGGCAAACAAGATGAACGGATGGACAATCTTCCTTCTAACGAGGGGGCGCTATAG
- the LOC133560410 gene encoding TSC22 domain family protein 2-like isoform X1 has product MNCEKKRSGFQITSVTSDSGHTLKSGQPSPGMILTVIQSTVTSSSPGGSSSQPTTPSLKRKYISHDGLVQGSSSSRFRLVRLAGGGPSSRGHDDTYRRGRWMCTDLTEHLPGARLKPVMDSIRHAHSLESLESISRESGRGGVHLQRRQVRGGEGVGLLVHDGLAPVKVQLPEDNISESTPSPPQRVRNLLPPLQLSNQSVLRLSRSQPSSPPLGTFHLTPTQAPAAFGLDQSIFSLSTDISSCSSNVVAIDNKIQQAMDLVKSHLMLAVREEVELMREQIKELQDKNQHLEAENHILRTNTHAHLDPVIMLTGKQDERMDNLPSNEGAL; this is encoded by the exons atgaactgtgaaaagaagaGGAGCGGCTTCCAGATCACCAGTGTGACTTCAGACTCAGGTCATACCTTGAAGTCCGGCCAACCATCTCCTGGCATGATCCTGACTGTTATCCAATCAACAGTCACCTCCAGCAGTCCAGGGGGGAGCTCCTCCCAGCCCACCACACCCTCCCTGAAGAGGAAATACATATCCCATGATGGCTTAGTGCAGGGTAGCTCATCGTCCAGGTTCAGACTGGTGCGGTTGGCAGGAGGCGGTCCTAGCAGCCGAGGACACGACGACACATATCGGCGTGGCCGATGGATGTGCACGGACTTGACGGAGCATCTGCCAGGGGCGAGGTTGAAGCCAGTCATGGACAGCATTAGGCATGCCCACTCGCTAGAGTCGCTGGAGTCTATTAGTCGTGAATCAGGAAGAGGAGGAGTCCATTTACAACGCCGGCAAGTCAGAGGTGGGGAGGGTGTGGGGCTATTGGTGCACGATGGGCTGGCTCCAGTCAAGGTCCAACTTCCGGAAGATAATATTTCAGAGTCAACCCCCTCCCCTCCTCAGCGCGTACGAAACCTCCTTCCTCCATTACAACTCTCTAATCAG TCTGTCCTAAGGTTGTCTCGCTCTCAGCCAAGCTCGCCTCCTCTTGGAACCTTCCATCTGACGCCCACTCAGGCTCCAGCAGCCTTTGGTCTCGACCAGAGCATCTTCAGCCTGTCGACAGACATCAG TAGTTGCAGCAGTAATGTGGTTGCCATTGACAACAAGATTCAACAGGCAATG GACCTTGTGAAGAGTCACCTGATGCTGGCCGTGCGGGAGGAAGTGGAACTTATGAGGGAGCAAATCAAAGAGTTGCAAGACAAGAACCAGCACCTGGAGGCGGAGAACCACATTCTGCgtacaaacacgcacgcacacttgGACCCTGTCATCATGCTAACAGGCAAACAAGATGAACGGATGGACAATCTTCCTTCTAACGAGGGGGCGCTATAG